A genomic window from Populus alba chromosome 19, ASM523922v2, whole genome shotgun sequence includes:
- the LOC118056475 gene encoding beta-amyrin 28-monooxygenase has translation MDLLFPCFLHLSILCISLSLIVLLHKRKFWNTKFPPGKTGWPIIGETWDFMMASRCGTPEKFINDRVGKYSPEVFQTSLLGHNMAVFCGSGGNKFLYSSENKSVTGWLPNPIMKVLFSPEHASNSYKEESAKLRKFLPELLKPEPLQQYIPVMDSMAKDHLKADWFPYKQVKVFPLSKTYTFSLACRLFMNIKDPEHVSRLQNHFNLVTKGILSLPLNFPGTAYNRAIKGGNMIREEIVGIMKERRELISESNGPEFIDILTRMLLVTDENAMDDMEIADRVVGLLFGSHDTTSASISMAMYYLADNPHVYTKVLKEQMEIQKLKAPGESLTWNDIQKMKYTWCVVCEVMRLSPPGQGGFREAITDFSYAGFTIPKGWKVLWSVHSTHKNPKYFPDPEKFDPSRFEGNDIKPYSFVPFGGGPRMCPGKEYARLAILVFMHNVVTQFKWEKVIQDEKIIYMSIPMPACGLPITLHPRKN, from the exons ATGGATCTCCTCTTTCCATGCTTCCTTCACCTTTCCATCCTCTGTATATCTCTTTCTCTCATCGTATTGCTACACAAAAGAAAATTCTGGAATACAAAGTTTCCGCCGGGGAAAACCGGATGGCCGATCATCGGAGAAACATGGGATTTTATGATGGCTTCCAGATGCGGAACCCCGGAGAAGTTTATAAATGACAGGGTGGGTAAATACTCACCAGAAGTTTTCCAAACATCCCTTCTTGGCCACAATATGGCCGTGTTCTGTGGTTCCGGTGGGAACAAGTTCTTATACTCGAGTGAAAACAAGTCTGTCACTGGCTGGTTGCCAAACCCAATTATGAAAGTTTTGTTCTCCCCTGAGCATGCCAGTAACTCTTACAAAGAAGAGTCTGCTAAACTGCGAAAATTTCTGCCAGAACTTCTCAAGCCGGAACCTCTTCAACAATACATTCCTGTGATGGATTCCATGGCAAAAGATCACTTGAAGGCAGATTGGTTTCCATATAAGCAAGTGAAGGTGTTTCCATTGTCCAAAACATACACATTTTCACTAGCTTGTAGATTGTTTATGAACATCAAGGATCCCGAGCATGTATCCAGGCTTCAAAATCACTTCAATCTTGTTACTAAAGGAATATTGTCGTTACCTTTAAATTTTCCTGGTACAGCTTACAACCGTGCTATCAAAGGTGGAAATATGATTCGAGAGGAGATTGTTGGGATTATGAAGGAGAGAAGAGAGCTAATATCAGAGAGCAACGGGCCGGAATTTATTGATATACTGACTCGCATGCTTCTGGTGACAGATGAGAATGCTATGGATGATATGGAGATTGCTGACAGGGTTGTTGGTTTACTGTTTGGAAGCCATGATACAACCAGTGCTTCGATCTCAATGGCCATGTACTATCTTGCTGACAATCCCCATGTCTATACGAAGGTCTTGAAAG AACAAATGGAGATTCAAAAGTTGAAAGCTCCAGGAGAGTCGTTGACTTGGAATGATATTCAAAAGATGAAATATACCTGGTGTGTGGTTTGCGAGGTCATGAGACTATCTCCGCCTGGTCAAGGAGGATTTAGAGAGGCCATAACTGACTTCTCTTATGCAGGTTTTACCATTCCCAAGGGATGGAAG GTGCTTTGGAGTGTACATTCAACACACAAAAATCCCAAATATTTCCCAGATCCAGAGAAATTTGATCCTTCAAGATTTGAGGGGAATGACATTAAACCATACAGTTTTGTACCTTTTGGGGGAGGACCTCGAATGTGTCCTGGAAAAGAATATGCTCGGCTGGCGATTCTTGTTTTTATGCACAATGTGGTAACACAGTTTAAATGGGAGAAAGTGATTCAAGACGAAAAGATCATATACATGTCTATTCCGATGCCAGCTTGTGGCCTTCCGATCACTCTCCATCCTCGCAAGAACTGA